A stretch of Arthrobacter sunyaminii DNA encodes these proteins:
- a CDS encoding tetratricopeptide repeat protein: MFLHTCQTAKESLTDDETFLALELGVLDDFISGSSRGGTRPLQNEHLEYLAALHFRGDGELALELLDRALAIASDDSLPTAGTVSQSELLILKADMLIATNSLADAESTLLHAASISSSPHMIGVVAILHAKLLAGSFRKQEALTVLQSAVGSLTPETVPTELVSSLAAAYAGAGDYGQAEELLRTHIHQVSGIPPVPRSDGAALCRLQLASVLFEQGKYLETESTLRVTEPDETSAPMVSTDLSDYYTAACSAVSSGKLLSDCITASPFLSRPAGSGAVSLQLFAAFDWLRAGETSKDTMLRDSRSSGAVTSAPWAEIFHAEELNLQGSAYGRLVERDYAGAVEAFQKLERLRAEASRERTLIAVLDSRALASALVQAGHSGALEAVRRARRYSQLLLGLSAVSTLWAVFDEARVLLDRDEASQAGTLVRQALTRDEPSSDAREVLLRLHLILMEVNTRSGFVHESLKSVDSLASEAAVLRSVAPDLEFIVKYQAAAAKAAAGDFDAAEHEFTALRHALDAAEDMPPELALKAAYGLARVRQHRGEYSHALSLLRPLTEAGSMSRPLSLRVRRRTAACLISLNEHSAAADVYRSCAEDLNTWAGDKDPDYLDMRLLQADCLLASGQFKPARRIYRTLWEVLHKDYGGRDVFYIRAVMGNATCLRRLKDYSGAVLNYRRVHNLAARTEYMSQEQTLELEKWLAWSLEMTGALADAAQHYIEAIHLLGELHPERADLLEDLRFRVLCCRGQRMSISIEPADQLHDS; encoded by the coding sequence ATGTTCCTTCACACCTGCCAGACTGCCAAAGAGAGTCTAACCGACGACGAGACGTTCCTAGCCTTGGAGCTCGGCGTGCTGGACGACTTCATTTCTGGATCAAGCCGAGGCGGGACCCGACCGTTACAGAACGAACATCTTGAGTATCTGGCGGCGCTCCACTTTCGGGGTGATGGCGAATTAGCTTTGGAGCTCCTAGACCGCGCCTTGGCCATTGCGTCTGATGACTCGCTCCCCACTGCGGGCACAGTATCCCAATCTGAACTGCTTATCCTCAAGGCAGATATGCTGATAGCGACGAATTCACTCGCTGATGCAGAGTCAACTCTCCTGCATGCGGCCTCTATCAGCAGTTCGCCGCACATGATCGGTGTTGTCGCCATTCTTCATGCCAAACTGCTTGCGGGATCGTTCAGAAAACAGGAAGCCTTGACAGTCCTCCAGAGTGCCGTCGGTTCCCTCACCCCAGAGACAGTACCGACGGAACTTGTCAGCTCGCTAGCAGCTGCATACGCCGGTGCAGGCGACTACGGACAGGCGGAAGAGCTTCTCCGCACCCACATCCACCAGGTGTCCGGCATCCCTCCCGTCCCGCGATCTGACGGTGCTGCGCTGTGCCGCTTACAGCTCGCATCGGTGTTATTCGAACAGGGAAAGTACCTTGAAACCGAAAGTACGCTGCGTGTGACCGAACCAGATGAAACATCAGCTCCGATGGTCTCCACCGATTTGTCCGACTATTACACGGCTGCCTGCAGTGCTGTTTCCTCGGGAAAACTACTCTCGGACTGTATAACTGCATCACCATTTCTTTCCCGGCCCGCTGGCTCGGGCGCGGTAAGCCTCCAGCTCTTCGCTGCTTTCGATTGGCTTCGGGCGGGCGAGACCAGCAAAGACACCATGTTGCGCGATTCCCGCAGCAGTGGAGCTGTAACCTCCGCGCCTTGGGCGGAGATCTTCCACGCAGAAGAACTCAACCTCCAGGGTTCCGCTTATGGGCGCTTGGTGGAACGTGACTACGCCGGCGCAGTAGAGGCGTTTCAAAAGCTCGAGAGGTTGCGGGCAGAGGCTTCCCGCGAACGAACACTAATAGCCGTTCTAGATTCCAGGGCTTTGGCCTCTGCTCTCGTCCAAGCGGGGCATTCCGGTGCGCTCGAAGCCGTGCGCCGCGCCCGCCGCTATTCGCAACTCCTGCTCGGTCTCTCAGCAGTCAGCACCCTCTGGGCAGTCTTCGATGAAGCTCGGGTTCTGCTGGACCGCGACGAGGCATCGCAGGCCGGGACTCTCGTACGGCAGGCTCTCACACGGGACGAGCCATCCAGCGATGCGCGGGAAGTCCTCCTCCGGCTACATCTGATCCTCATGGAGGTCAACACTCGGTCAGGTTTTGTTCATGAGAGTCTGAAGTCGGTTGACTCGCTAGCTTCCGAAGCTGCTGTTCTTCGAAGCGTTGCTCCGGACTTGGAATTCATCGTCAAGTATCAGGCTGCGGCGGCCAAGGCAGCTGCTGGCGACTTCGACGCGGCCGAGCATGAATTTACGGCGTTGCGCCACGCCCTGGACGCTGCCGAAGATATGCCGCCGGAGCTCGCTCTTAAGGCCGCCTACGGCCTCGCACGGGTGAGGCAGCATCGTGGAGAGTACTCCCATGCGCTTTCACTCCTCCGTCCGCTGACGGAAGCCGGATCAATGAGTAGGCCTCTGTCTCTGCGGGTACGCCGTCGGACCGCTGCATGCCTCATCAGCCTAAATGAGCATTCAGCCGCTGCTGACGTCTACCGTTCCTGCGCGGAGGACCTAAATACTTGGGCCGGGGACAAGGATCCGGATTACCTGGATATGCGTCTGCTTCAGGCCGACTGTCTGCTCGCCTCAGGACAGTTCAAGCCCGCCCGCAGGATTTACCGCACGCTGTGGGAGGTTCTGCACAAGGACTATGGGGGACGGGACGTTTTCTACATCAGAGCGGTAATGGGAAACGCGACATGTCTGAGGAGATTGAAAGACTACTCAGGTGCCGTGCTCAACTACCGCCGTGTCCACAATCTCGCCGCGCGAACCGAGTACATGTCCCAGGAGCAGACCCTGGAGCTCGAGAAATGGCTGGCTTGGAGTCTGGAAATGACTGGCGCGTTGGCTGATGCGGCCCAGCACTACATCGAAGCAATCCATTTGCTTGGCGAACTGCACCCGGAGCGTGCGGATCTTCTCGAAGACCTCAGATTCCGGGTGCTCTGCTGCAGAGGACAACGCATGTCCATCTCGATCGAACCGGCCGACCAGCTTCATGACAGCTAA
- a CDS encoding bifunctional glycosyltransferase/CDP-glycerol:glycerophosphate glycerophosphotransferase: protein MSYNMTKGLFSVVVALYGVEDYVDTFFQSLERQTFPFEDLDVVVVDDESPDGSYEIVKRWAEKYPGVIRHTTQVNGGPGAARNTGLDMVRNEWVTFADPDDALQADYFRNVANFLKRDTHNSAAMLTTRVMIWNENQRRVTDTHPLRRKYMFGERLVDLRKEPNNIQLGGASIFLRRSVLEAECLRFDERVKPTFEDGEFIGRYLGSLEDPIVGLIPSARYLYRKRGNGTSLVQSGWQVPERYDDILRYGYLGLLEGLKRRLGAVPVWAQNMVLYDLQWYFAEDRSMNSKTAWINREQKEIFLALLMRVVAHIDRETIDNFAVVPLDWTTREALLVRYKGHGLSVPRVFKWSGAGVSPAQILYTYSGAAPSERFRVNGAEVEPTRTKTVAYNYFGQNFFMARSVWLPTDGTIEVWLDGEFVPFESPKRPGWTRPLPAEGKCRLGPIRKPVQGQLPVLGAVGRRVLAPASSIAKKLDNRLGIESIVSGAARPAALRNVVSRVAKRKVQSTLSKRRHQADQKTVEWALSPANAAKFKDAWVIMDRVDQADDNGEHLYRHIAAKHPEVNAWFLLERTSSDWARLESEGFKLVEYGSRAAIALVLNATNLISSDATAEVQYPIGRGRYPMSDAKIIFLQHGVITQDLSRWVNPKPISLFVTSTRPEYESIAGDNSPYKFTDRETCLTGLPRFDALQQKALAMPVAKRNVLLVTPTWRQELKTKAGLATTSEERRTVLEASEYARNWFGLLRSPELKEYADRNNLEIVYLPHPSFADFGEIEFPDYVRVHRRADGSVQEIFARSRVALTDYSSVAFDLALIGSPLVYFHFDRGEIFNGKHNYRKGYFEFDRDGLGPVALSPDEVMHHLADLAERNFERHELYTLRTKQAFAYLDDGNSERVFQAIKALNQPESVSPAGSGN from the coding sequence GTGAGTTACAACATGACCAAAGGGCTTTTTTCAGTAGTCGTTGCGCTGTACGGCGTAGAGGACTATGTGGATACCTTTTTCCAATCCCTGGAGCGGCAGACCTTTCCCTTCGAAGACCTCGACGTCGTCGTCGTCGACGACGAGTCACCGGACGGCTCCTACGAAATCGTGAAAAGGTGGGCGGAAAAGTATCCGGGCGTAATCCGTCATACCACTCAGGTCAACGGTGGCCCTGGGGCTGCACGTAACACCGGGCTCGATATGGTTCGCAATGAATGGGTAACCTTTGCTGATCCTGACGATGCCCTCCAAGCCGACTACTTCCGGAACGTGGCCAACTTCCTTAAACGCGATACACACAATAGTGCCGCGATGCTGACCACGCGCGTGATGATCTGGAACGAGAACCAGCGGCGTGTGACGGATACCCACCCGCTTCGGCGCAAGTATATGTTCGGTGAGCGACTCGTGGATCTACGCAAGGAACCGAACAACATTCAGCTCGGCGGCGCCTCCATCTTCCTGAGGCGCTCCGTCCTCGAAGCGGAGTGCCTCCGTTTCGATGAAAGGGTGAAGCCTACGTTCGAGGACGGCGAGTTCATCGGACGCTATTTGGGGTCCCTTGAAGATCCAATTGTCGGGCTGATTCCCTCCGCCAGATACCTCTATCGCAAGCGTGGAAACGGCACCTCGTTAGTACAGAGCGGCTGGCAGGTTCCCGAACGCTACGATGACATCCTCAGATATGGATATTTGGGGCTCCTCGAAGGTTTGAAACGCCGCCTCGGCGCGGTCCCGGTCTGGGCCCAGAACATGGTGCTGTATGACCTCCAGTGGTACTTTGCGGAGGATCGCAGCATGAACAGCAAGACTGCATGGATTAATCGCGAGCAAAAAGAGATCTTCTTGGCGCTTCTGATGCGTGTCGTGGCCCACATAGACCGCGAGACGATCGACAATTTCGCCGTTGTCCCGTTGGACTGGACCACACGAGAAGCCTTACTCGTGCGTTATAAGGGGCACGGCCTGAGCGTTCCCCGTGTCTTCAAATGGTCTGGGGCGGGCGTATCACCTGCTCAGATCCTCTACACGTACTCGGGCGCCGCACCGTCGGAGAGGTTCCGGGTGAACGGCGCTGAGGTCGAACCGACGCGGACCAAGACAGTCGCCTACAACTATTTTGGTCAGAATTTCTTCATGGCGCGTTCTGTCTGGCTACCCACGGACGGCACAATCGAGGTCTGGCTGGACGGCGAGTTCGTCCCGTTTGAGTCTCCCAAGCGGCCGGGCTGGACGCGTCCCCTTCCTGCCGAGGGAAAGTGCAGACTTGGCCCGATCCGGAAGCCGGTGCAGGGCCAGCTTCCTGTTCTGGGCGCGGTCGGACGACGTGTGCTCGCCCCGGCCAGTTCAATAGCAAAGAAACTGGACAACCGGTTGGGGATTGAGAGCATCGTTTCCGGAGCGGCTAGACCTGCCGCGCTGAGAAACGTGGTCAGCCGCGTCGCAAAACGCAAGGTGCAAAGCACTTTAAGTAAACGGCGTCACCAGGCAGACCAGAAAACCGTCGAATGGGCCCTGTCCCCTGCCAACGCCGCGAAGTTCAAAGACGCCTGGGTCATTATGGATAGAGTCGATCAAGCGGACGACAATGGTGAACATTTGTACCGCCACATCGCGGCCAAGCATCCGGAGGTTAACGCATGGTTCCTTTTGGAGCGGACGTCCTCCGATTGGGCCCGGCTTGAGTCGGAGGGATTCAAACTGGTGGAATACGGCTCCCGGGCGGCAATTGCGCTTGTGTTGAACGCGACTAACCTTATTTCCTCCGACGCGACTGCAGAAGTTCAATATCCGATTGGTCGCGGGCGCTACCCAATGTCTGACGCCAAAATTATCTTTCTTCAGCATGGTGTGATCACTCAGGATCTTTCCCGCTGGGTGAACCCCAAGCCCATATCGCTGTTCGTGACCTCAACACGTCCGGAGTACGAATCTATTGCCGGCGACAACTCGCCGTACAAATTTACTGACCGTGAGACCTGCCTGACGGGCCTGCCGCGCTTTGATGCGCTTCAGCAAAAGGCCCTGGCGATGCCTGTCGCGAAGCGCAATGTTTTGCTTGTCACACCCACGTGGCGTCAGGAACTAAAGACAAAGGCAGGCCTAGCGACGACGAGTGAGGAGCGCCGAACGGTGCTCGAAGCGTCAGAATATGCCCGCAACTGGTTCGGACTGCTCCGGAGTCCCGAGTTGAAAGAGTATGCCGATCGGAACAATCTTGAAATCGTTTATCTTCCGCATCCGTCCTTTGCTGATTTTGGCGAAATAGAGTTCCCCGACTACGTTCGAGTCCACCGGCGCGCCGACGGCAGTGTGCAGGAAATCTTCGCCAGGTCGCGGGTTGCGTTGACAGACTACTCTTCCGTGGCCTTTGACCTGGCGCTCATTGGGTCTCCGCTGGTCTATTTCCACTTTGACCGGGGAGAGATATTTAACGGCAAGCACAATTATCGGAAGGGGTACTTCGAATTCGATCGGGATGGTCTTGGCCCGGTTGCTCTCAGCCCGGACGAAGTGATGCATCATCTGGCGGATCTGGCAGAGCGTAACTTCGAGCGCCATGAGTTATACACCCTCCGGACCAAACAGGCTTTCGCTTATTTGGACGATGGCAACTCGGAACGTGTCTTCCAAGCCATCAAGGCCCTGAACCAGCCGGAATCTGTTAGTCCAGCCGGGTCCGGGAACTGA
- a CDS encoding bifunctional glycosyltransferase/CDP-glycerol:glycerophosphate glycerophosphotransferase, with protein MNRLAKRFASAGADLHPALKARIRRTVGRSSRPDHGLLSVVVPMYNVAPYLERCLTSLVNQSYANLDIIVVDDGSTDESVAVAAGYARYDRRIRVLQLPHGGNGLARNTAIVAARGEFLTFADADDVVPPDAYALMMGTLARTGSDFCVGSYGRIRGSKRTPVRLAEGIHARERLRIAVADHPAVIDDVFLWNKVFRKEFWDRQVGAMPEGIRYEDQETTARAYLRAASFDVLAENVYWWRIREDGSSITQAKYLLQDLRDRLSVARDVTALFEAEAPPAAASHWYRRLLGSDLIPYIEQVPDVPEDFWQLLRDGVGSIYSAGQKHLQDVDPQARVLLQLTAEGRREDIRRAVVDRINNGTASPLVFDQGRIFAEPPLLRVLDTPIDRGLLEVRPEHLELVAALEPPASGKNSARDNDGPATLHGYAYLRNVDLRSTAVQVSAGIPGSTGFQPLELEPRTDPELDISSGDRNCSYADAAFSLRLQMPLPAEVVLRAEVDGHLIEQTIAVPSSIPVHAEEQSNRTNGPHVSAFVADSNDPNADILELVLANAPASAAYALVTSRFRIAGDVLSLPDGGLRVRFPLAATRWGRELPAPPSGSYTLRWNSGGEAVGPRDPAVPVSAEAARDFQSVLLPAARVRGLRTAAGSMAVSISAPLAGNETGTFHQYRLRREVFDASAARELTPGIFFESFGGKSCTDSPRAISDYLAAAGFDEPLYWSVVDRSVSVPEYAVPLLQGSEEWYRKLASTRRLVNNNNFPWYFRKSPGQFYLQTWHGTPLKKIGLDVPQRVLSLSYRDLMAREAQWWDLLLAQNDFAAAVLPAALGYTGEVLTAGYPRNDALQLPATRDRVRSLLGIPVDQKVLLYAPTWRDSVRDGDGRSDWVGFLDVEEAARLLGPGWTFLIRGHHNVAGQRQIENHPAAIDVTDYPEVNDLYLASDALVTDYSSAMFDYAVLKQPILLLAPDLNEYKRSRGLYLDPAEHLPGVPVVKTTPELVTALRRSSTRANPSSRAFAALDDGKAAARATSFAFSSRTRLD; from the coding sequence ATGAACCGACTCGCCAAACGGTTCGCCTCCGCCGGGGCAGATCTGCATCCGGCGCTGAAGGCCCGGATTCGCCGCACCGTTGGGCGCAGCAGCCGGCCGGACCACGGGTTGCTGAGCGTAGTGGTGCCCATGTACAACGTGGCACCGTATCTGGAGCGCTGCCTGACCAGCCTGGTGAACCAGAGCTACGCCAATCTGGACATCATTGTGGTGGACGACGGCTCCACTGACGAATCCGTTGCCGTGGCCGCCGGATATGCCCGGTATGACCGGCGGATCCGCGTCCTGCAGTTGCCCCACGGTGGCAACGGGCTGGCGCGGAACACCGCGATTGTCGCTGCTCGCGGGGAGTTCCTCACCTTTGCCGACGCCGACGACGTCGTCCCCCCTGACGCCTACGCGCTGATGATGGGGACGCTGGCCCGGACGGGATCAGATTTCTGCGTGGGCTCGTACGGCAGGATCCGCGGCAGCAAAAGAACCCCCGTTCGCCTGGCCGAGGGCATCCATGCCCGGGAGCGGCTGCGGATCGCCGTGGCGGACCACCCGGCCGTTATTGACGACGTATTTCTCTGGAATAAGGTCTTCCGCAAGGAGTTCTGGGACAGGCAGGTGGGTGCCATGCCGGAGGGCATCCGCTATGAGGACCAGGAAACCACTGCACGGGCGTACCTACGGGCTGCATCCTTCGACGTCTTAGCCGAGAATGTCTACTGGTGGCGGATCCGGGAAGACGGCTCCTCCATCACTCAGGCCAAATACCTGCTTCAGGACCTCCGGGACCGCTTGTCCGTGGCCCGCGACGTCACGGCGCTGTTTGAAGCGGAAGCACCGCCGGCCGCGGCATCCCATTGGTACCGGCGGCTGCTGGGGTCTGACCTGATCCCATACATCGAGCAGGTACCGGATGTTCCCGAGGATTTTTGGCAGCTGCTCCGGGACGGTGTTGGCAGTATCTACAGTGCAGGACAGAAGCATCTTCAGGACGTGGATCCGCAGGCCCGGGTGCTGCTGCAGTTGACGGCGGAGGGCCGTCGGGAAGACATCAGGCGTGCCGTGGTGGACAGGATAAACAACGGCACCGCGAGCCCTCTCGTCTTCGATCAGGGCCGCATCTTCGCCGAGCCGCCCCTGCTGCGCGTTCTGGATACTCCCATCGACCGCGGGCTCCTGGAAGTCCGTCCCGAACACCTGGAACTGGTGGCGGCGCTGGAGCCGCCGGCTTCAGGGAAGAACTCGGCAAGAGACAACGACGGCCCCGCCACCCTGCATGGGTATGCCTACCTGCGGAACGTCGACCTGCGTAGTACGGCCGTTCAGGTTTCCGCTGGGATCCCGGGTTCCACGGGCTTCCAGCCGCTGGAACTTGAACCCCGCACGGACCCGGAGCTGGATATTTCCTCAGGGGACCGCAACTGCAGCTACGCGGATGCCGCCTTTAGTCTTCGGCTACAAATGCCGCTGCCGGCCGAGGTCGTTTTACGCGCTGAAGTGGACGGGCACCTCATTGAGCAGACGATTGCCGTGCCCTCGTCCATTCCTGTACACGCCGAAGAGCAGAGCAACCGAACCAACGGTCCGCATGTATCCGCTTTCGTGGCTGACTCTAACGACCCCAACGCCGACATCCTGGAACTGGTGCTGGCCAATGCCCCGGCCTCGGCCGCCTATGCGCTGGTGACGTCCCGTTTTCGGATTGCCGGCGACGTTCTTTCGCTGCCCGACGGCGGATTGAGAGTGCGGTTCCCGCTGGCCGCCACGCGCTGGGGAAGGGAGCTGCCGGCACCTCCGTCGGGGTCCTACACCCTGCGCTGGAACTCCGGAGGGGAAGCGGTCGGGCCGCGGGATCCGGCCGTACCGGTTTCCGCCGAAGCAGCCCGGGACTTTCAATCAGTATTGCTGCCGGCAGCCCGCGTGCGCGGGCTGAGGACTGCTGCGGGGTCCATGGCTGTGAGCATTTCTGCTCCGCTGGCCGGAAACGAGACCGGGACTTTCCACCAGTACCGGCTGCGGCGCGAAGTCTTTGATGCCTCCGCGGCTCGCGAACTGACTCCCGGGATCTTCTTTGAAAGTTTTGGCGGGAAAAGCTGCACCGACAGTCCGCGGGCCATTTCGGATTACCTTGCCGCCGCCGGTTTTGATGAACCCCTCTACTGGTCCGTGGTTGACCGTTCCGTTTCCGTGCCCGAGTATGCAGTGCCGCTGCTGCAGGGATCGGAGGAGTGGTACCGGAAACTCGCATCCACCCGGCGACTGGTCAACAACAACAACTTTCCCTGGTACTTCCGCAAGTCTCCGGGTCAGTTCTACCTGCAGACCTGGCACGGAACGCCGCTGAAGAAAATCGGGCTGGATGTGCCGCAGCGGGTGCTCTCGCTGTCCTACAGGGATCTTATGGCACGGGAAGCGCAGTGGTGGGACCTGCTCCTGGCGCAGAACGACTTCGCGGCAGCCGTCCTGCCGGCCGCCCTTGGCTACACGGGAGAAGTCCTCACCGCGGGGTACCCCCGCAACGATGCCCTGCAGCTTCCTGCCACCCGGGACCGGGTCCGCAGCCTGCTCGGCATTCCTGTGGACCAGAAAGTATTGCTCTACGCTCCCACCTGGCGCGACAGTGTGCGGGACGGGGACGGCAGGTCGGACTGGGTTGGATTCCTAGATGTTGAGGAAGCTGCCCGGCTGCTGGGGCCGGGGTGGACGTTCCTGATCCGCGGACATCACAACGTTGCCGGACAGCGCCAGATCGAGAATCACCCGGCCGCCATCGACGTGACGGACTACCCGGAGGTTAACGACCTCTATCTGGCCTCGGATGCCTTGGTGACGGACTATTCGTCGGCGATGTTCGACTACGCGGTGCTGAAGCAGCCTATTCTTCTGCTGGCGCCTGACTTGAACGAGTACAAACGCTCGCGGGGCCTGTATCTGGACCCTGCCGAACACCTACCCGGCGTCCCGGTGGTTAAAACGACGCCGGAGCTGGTCACTGCGCTGCGCCGCTCATCCACACGGGCGAATCCGTCATCGAGGGCATTTGCAGCCCTCGATGACGGAAAGGCAGCAGCGCGCGCTACTTCCTTCGCTTTCAGTTCCCGGACCCGGCTGGACTAA
- the wecC gene encoding UDP-N-acetyl-D-mannosamine dehydrogenase → MNTQTYNAGEAATEISTVAVVGLGYIGLPTAAILAGKGLHVIGVDVNPYTVEAVNEGRVPFIEPDLGVHVAGAVSQGHLTAQGSVPEADAYIVAVPTPFQDDKTADLVYVEQAARNIAARIRPGNLVILESTSPPGTTRRMADVILALRPDLSAEANGGKDAVLFAHCPERVLPGKIMIELVTNDRIIGGLTPEAATAAAGLYSTFCQGRIHLTDAATAEMAKLVENAYRDVNIAFANELSVISSNLGIDVWNLIELANHHPRVNILQPGPGVGGHCIAVDPWFIVSADPENSRLIRTAREVNDAKPGHVIAEVLTAVEGIETPVIAALGLAFKANIDDTRESPAVEIVRRLALENPQAQILVGRSFLGATLPDELAPLPNVVSTVTDEAIAAADAVVLLVDHDTFREIRPEQLAGKAVIDTRGFWRTTA, encoded by the coding sequence ATGAACACACAGACATATAACGCCGGCGAGGCTGCGACGGAGATCTCTACCGTCGCCGTCGTCGGGCTGGGCTACATTGGGCTGCCCACCGCCGCCATCCTGGCTGGCAAGGGACTGCACGTGATCGGTGTGGACGTGAATCCCTACACTGTCGAGGCCGTCAACGAAGGCCGGGTGCCGTTCATCGAACCCGATCTGGGAGTCCATGTGGCCGGTGCGGTGAGCCAGGGGCATCTCACGGCGCAGGGGAGCGTGCCGGAAGCAGACGCCTACATCGTAGCCGTGCCCACGCCGTTCCAGGATGACAAGACTGCTGACCTGGTCTATGTGGAGCAGGCCGCCCGCAATATTGCCGCCCGGATCCGTCCCGGCAACCTGGTCATCCTCGAGTCCACATCGCCTCCCGGCACCACCCGCCGGATGGCGGACGTTATCCTGGCGCTGCGCCCCGACCTCTCCGCTGAGGCCAACGGCGGTAAGGACGCCGTACTGTTTGCCCACTGCCCGGAACGTGTGCTGCCCGGAAAGATCATGATTGAGCTGGTCACCAATGACCGCATTATCGGCGGGCTGACGCCGGAAGCGGCCACCGCCGCCGCCGGCCTGTACAGCACGTTCTGTCAGGGACGCATCCACCTCACCGACGCGGCCACCGCTGAAATGGCCAAACTGGTGGAGAACGCCTACCGGGACGTGAACATTGCATTCGCCAACGAGCTCTCTGTCATCAGCAGCAACCTCGGCATCGACGTGTGGAACCTGATTGAGCTGGCGAACCACCACCCGCGGGTGAACATCCTCCAGCCCGGCCCCGGCGTGGGCGGCCATTGCATTGCCGTGGATCCGTGGTTCATTGTTTCCGCGGATCCGGAGAATTCCCGCCTGATCCGCACCGCCCGCGAGGTGAACGATGCCAAGCCCGGACACGTCATTGCCGAGGTGCTGACAGCGGTGGAAGGGATCGAGACTCCCGTGATCGCAGCCCTGGGGCTGGCCTTCAAGGCGAACATTGATGACACCCGTGAATCACCCGCAGTGGAAATTGTCCGCCGGCTGGCACTGGAAAACCCCCAGGCACAGATTCTGGTGGGACGGTCCTTCCTTGGAGCCACCCTTCCCGATGAGCTGGCCCCGCTGCCGAACGTCGTGTCGACGGTGACCGATGAAGCGATTGCTGCCGCTGACGCCGTTGTCCTCCTGGTGGACCACGACACCTTCCGGGAAATCCGCCCCGAGCAGCTGGCCGGGAAGGCTGTCATCGATACCAGGGGATTCTGGCGCACCACGGCATGA